A DNA window from Xanthomonas campestris pv. campestris str. ATCC 33913 contains the following coding sequences:
- a CDS encoding SDR family oxidoreductase: MAHTSPLILVTGASGHLGALIVDALLERVPAGRIVATARETASLSAFAKRDISVRRADYADPASLDAAFAGVGTVLLVSSNAVGARVEQHRNVIEAAKRAGVGLLAYTSVLRADTSTLSLAGEHVTTEALLRDSGVPHVLLRNGWYTENYTGSIGPELAHGAVIGSSGDGRISAATRADYAAAAAAVLASAEPQAGRIYELAGDQAFSMADYAAELAQQAGKPVAYHDMPEADYAAALVQAGLPAGFAQVLAQCSASAGGGSLFDDSHTLSKLIGRPTTPLRATIAAALAAQPAG, translated from the coding sequence ATGGCACACACCTCCCCCCTGATTCTTGTCACCGGCGCCAGCGGACACCTGGGAGCGCTGATCGTCGATGCGTTGCTTGAGCGTGTGCCTGCCGGCCGCATCGTAGCAACCGCGCGCGAGACCGCGTCACTGTCGGCATTCGCAAAACGCGACATCAGCGTACGTCGCGCCGATTACGCCGACCCGGCCTCGCTGGACGCCGCTTTCGCCGGGGTCGGCACGGTCCTGCTGGTGTCCTCCAACGCGGTGGGCGCGCGCGTGGAGCAGCACCGCAACGTGATCGAGGCCGCCAAGCGTGCCGGCGTGGGCCTGCTCGCCTACACCAGCGTGCTGCGTGCGGACACCAGCACGCTCTCGCTGGCCGGCGAGCACGTGACCACCGAAGCACTGCTGCGCGACAGCGGCGTGCCGCACGTGCTGCTGCGTAACGGTTGGTACACCGAGAACTACACCGGCTCGATCGGCCCGGAACTGGCGCACGGCGCGGTAATCGGCAGCTCTGGCGATGGCAGGATCAGCGCGGCAACCCGTGCCGACTACGCGGCCGCCGCGGCGGCAGTACTGGCCTCCGCCGAACCGCAGGCCGGACGCATCTACGAGCTGGCAGGCGATCAAGCCTTCAGCATGGCCGACTACGCCGCCGAGCTGGCGCAGCAGGCGGGCAAGCCGGTGGCCTACCACGACATGCCGGAGGCGGACTATGCCGCGGCCCTGGTCCAGGCCGGGCTGCCGGCCGGCTTCGCCCAGGTACTGGCGCAGTGCTCGGCGTCCGCAGGCGGCGGCAGCCTGTTCGACGACAGCCACACCTTGAGCAAGCTGATCGGCCGCCCCACCACCCCGCTGCGCGCCACCATTGCCGCTGCGTTGGCGGCGCAGCCGGCGGGCTGA
- a CDS encoding winged helix-turn-helix transcriptional regulator has product MNAIALFPPPPSLEGPFDATKCPVRDVLDQIGDKWTLLILLTLIPGPSRFSAIQRAVPDISKRMLTQTLRNLERNGMITRKVYATKPPSVEYALAKLGVALLGPVSQLLNWAGEHHADIRTARERFDRAQTAGLMEANDPIA; this is encoded by the coding sequence GTGAATGCGATTGCCCTGTTTCCGCCGCCGCCGTCCCTGGAAGGGCCGTTCGACGCCACCAAGTGCCCGGTGCGCGATGTGCTCGACCAGATCGGCGACAAGTGGACCTTGTTGATCCTGCTCACGCTGATCCCTGGCCCGTCCCGTTTCAGCGCCATCCAGCGCGCCGTGCCGGATATCTCCAAACGCATGCTCACCCAGACCCTGCGCAACCTCGAGCGCAACGGCATGATCACCCGCAAGGTCTACGCGACCAAGCCGCCGAGCGTGGAGTATGCGTTGGCCAAGCTGGGCGTGGCGCTGCTCGGCCCGGTCTCGCAGCTGCTCAACTGGGCCGGCGAACACCACGCCGACATCCGCACCGCACGTGAGCGTTTCGACCGGGCGCAGACCGCCGGCCTGATGGAAGCCAACGACCCGATCGCCTGA
- a CDS encoding methyl-accepting chemotaxis protein: MSSTATHAPTAQLASGYANRLAIKADRLFLWLATLQSAGSLALAWYQGQWTPFLAVTLPSLLLMLWQARFNPGTRLTSVTTALVLMALVAATIQQAHGLVEMHFGVFVILALLLYYRDWLPVVVAAAAIAVHHLAFYWLQARGLPVQAFSAGSGFGIVVLHAGYVIVETAFVCVMAVQLRRQLDALDHEAEALAQLADTLAKGDALPPAIMQQHFRAGSLAQALVRMSAQVQERITTQQQLLQENRRIRLALDASAMAVAIVDTQGDAIYRNHSFAQLSARSDAHTVQQALAEAAQRRAVESGAGARALGALQLQESVTPVHDHDGTPLGVVVEWQDRTQSLLLEAQLTTVIAQATRGELGARLHGHAHDSTLGQLAEGINRFLAVTEDSLQDMRRMLAALAHGDLSQRIDRPCEGVFDHMKRDANATADALARIIVQIRSSSGAINAATGHILHGNDALEQQVRRQSITLGEAAQQMQAVLGTMQQHSAQAADADVLAAAASEAARAGGDTMGKAMGTMQQMEAASRRIQDIIAVIDGLAFQTNILALNAAVEAARAGDEGRGFAVVASEVRALALRSSTAASQIKALIGESVAHVEAGVQQVRSAGAGMQHIVTTIGQVSSTLSTIAVASEQEAGSIAQVHQTLSRVDIDMRDGVLRMQEASTAARAMGDHAAQLEDAVSLFVEDAAPTAQSAARQARHAA; encoded by the coding sequence ATGAGCAGCACCGCAACGCACGCACCCACCGCGCAGCTGGCCTCGGGCTACGCCAACCGGCTGGCGATCAAGGCCGACCGTCTCTTTCTCTGGCTCGCCACCTTACAGAGCGCTGGCTCGCTGGCGCTGGCCTGGTATCAGGGGCAGTGGACGCCCTTCCTGGCGGTCACGCTGCCCAGCCTGCTGCTGATGCTGTGGCAGGCGCGCTTCAATCCCGGCACGCGGCTGACCAGTGTGACCACCGCGCTGGTGCTGATGGCCTTGGTGGCTGCCACCATCCAGCAGGCACACGGGCTGGTGGAAATGCACTTCGGCGTCTTCGTGATCCTGGCGCTGCTGTTGTATTACCGCGACTGGCTGCCGGTGGTGGTAGCCGCCGCTGCGATTGCCGTGCACCACCTCGCGTTTTACTGGCTGCAGGCGCGTGGTCTGCCGGTGCAGGCCTTCAGTGCCGGCAGCGGGTTCGGCATCGTCGTGCTGCACGCCGGCTACGTGATTGTGGAAACCGCCTTCGTCTGCGTCATGGCCGTGCAACTGCGACGCCAGCTGGACGCGCTGGACCACGAAGCAGAGGCGCTGGCGCAGCTTGCCGACACGCTGGCCAAGGGCGACGCCTTGCCGCCTGCCATCATGCAGCAGCACTTTCGTGCCGGTTCGCTGGCGCAGGCGCTGGTGCGCATGAGCGCGCAGGTGCAGGAACGCATCACCACGCAACAGCAGCTGCTGCAGGAAAACCGCCGGATTCGCCTGGCACTGGATGCCTCGGCCATGGCTGTGGCCATTGTCGACACGCAGGGCGATGCGATCTACCGCAATCACTCCTTCGCACAATTGAGCGCGCGCAGCGATGCACACACCGTGCAGCAGGCGCTTGCCGAGGCCGCACAGCGGCGTGCTGTCGAAAGTGGCGCAGGTGCGCGCGCGCTGGGCGCACTGCAGCTGCAGGAGAGCGTCACGCCCGTGCACGATCACGACGGCACGCCACTGGGCGTGGTGGTGGAATGGCAGGACCGCACCCAGTCCTTGTTGCTCGAAGCGCAACTGACCACCGTGATTGCGCAAGCCACCCGCGGCGAGCTCGGCGCGCGGCTGCATGGGCATGCGCACGACAGCACCTTGGGCCAGCTGGCCGAAGGCATCAATCGCTTTCTCGCGGTTACCGAAGACAGCTTGCAGGACATGCGGCGCATGCTGGCGGCACTGGCGCACGGCGACCTGTCGCAACGCATCGATCGCCCCTGCGAGGGCGTGTTCGACCACATGAAGCGCGATGCCAATGCCACGGCCGATGCGCTTGCCCGCATCATCGTGCAGATCCGCAGTTCCAGCGGCGCCATCAATGCGGCCACCGGCCACATCCTGCACGGCAACGACGCACTGGAGCAGCAGGTGCGGCGCCAATCGATCACGCTGGGCGAGGCGGCGCAACAGATGCAGGCCGTGCTTGGCACCATGCAGCAGCACAGTGCGCAGGCAGCCGATGCCGATGTGCTGGCTGCCGCCGCATCGGAAGCGGCACGTGCAGGCGGCGACACCATGGGCAAGGCGATGGGCACCATGCAACAGATGGAAGCCGCCTCGCGGCGTATCCAGGACATCATCGCCGTCATCGATGGGTTGGCCTTCCAGACCAACATCCTGGCGCTCAACGCTGCCGTGGAAGCGGCGCGTGCAGGCGACGAAGGTCGTGGCTTTGCGGTGGTGGCCAGCGAAGTACGCGCGCTGGCACTACGCTCCTCCACCGCCGCCAGCCAGATCAAGGCGTTGATCGGCGAGTCGGTGGCGCACGTTGAAGCAGGTGTGCAGCAAGTACGCAGCGCTGGTGCCGGCATGCAGCACATCGTGACCACCATTGGCCAGGTGAGCAGCACGCTGAGCACGATTGCGGTCGCCTCCGAGCAAGAGGCCGGCAGCATCGCGCAGGTGCATCAGACCTTGAGTCGCGTGGATATCGACATGCGCGACGGCGTGCTACGCATGCAGGAGGCCAGCACCGCCGCGCGTGCCATGGGCGACCATGCCGCACAGCTGGAAGATGCAGTGAGCCTTTTTGTGGAAGACGCAGCGCCCACAGCGCAGAGTGCTGCAAGACAGGCACGCCATGCCGCGTGA
- a CDS encoding methyltransferase family protein encodes MYLGHALLLGGWIVSLQQDAALVLVGAYVLAITRLQVLPEERALAAQFGPAYAAYCRVTPRW; translated from the coding sequence ATGTATCTCGGCCATGCGCTGCTGCTGGGCGGCTGGATCGTGTCGCTGCAGCAGGACGCCGCCCTGGTTCTGGTGGGTGCCTACGTGCTGGCAATCACGCGGCTCCAGGTCCTGCCGGAGGAGCGCGCATTGGCGGCGCAGTTTGGCCCCGCCTACGCCGCGTATTGCCGGGTGACGCCGCGTTGGTGA
- a CDS encoding YfeK family protein — MKNKVWLICLLVSGSAFAQGVAPATTREINQLFAALKNSNCEFSRNGSWYSAPKASEHLQRKYDYLQKKGLVTSTESFIELAATKSSMSGKPYEVRCGGAAAVPSQSWFTGKLRALRKGTPASGS, encoded by the coding sequence ATGAAGAATAAAGTGTGGCTCATCTGCTTGCTGGTGTCGGGATCGGCGTTTGCGCAGGGCGTAGCTCCTGCCACGACACGGGAGATCAACCAACTGTTCGCAGCGTTGAAGAACTCCAACTGCGAGTTCTCGCGCAACGGGTCGTGGTATTCGGCGCCCAAGGCCAGCGAGCATTTGCAACGCAAGTACGACTACCTGCAGAAGAAGGGCCTGGTCACCAGCACCGAATCCTTTATCGAACTTGCTGCGACCAAGAGCAGCATGTCGGGCAAGCCGTACGAGGTGCGATGTGGCGGGGCAGCGGCGGTACCGAGCCAATCCTGGTTCACCGGCAAGCTGCGCGCATTACGCAAGGGCACGCCGGCCTCCGGCAGTTGA
- a CDS encoding glyoxalase/bleomycin resistance/dioxygenase family protein: MSQAASSGLFIYAKDLERVAAFYQRVLGMQAIHSSKELVVLNAAALQLVIHAVPEAIAASITIADPPNRRENTALKFFFTVPSIAQLVELAAALGGEILPAQWRGPGFVACNAVDPEGNVSQLRERAA, from the coding sequence ATGTCACAAGCTGCCAGCTCCGGCCTGTTTATCTATGCCAAGGATCTTGAGCGTGTGGCGGCTTTTTACCAGCGCGTGCTGGGTATGCAGGCGATCCATTCCAGCAAGGAATTGGTTGTGCTGAACGCAGCCGCGCTGCAACTTGTCATCCATGCCGTACCTGAGGCAATCGCCGCCTCCATCACCATCGCCGATCCGCCCAACCGGCGTGAGAACACCGCGCTCAAGTTCTTTTTCACCGTCCCGAGCATCGCGCAGCTCGTCGAGCTTGCAGCTGCGCTTGGCGGCGAAATTCTGCCAGCGCAGTGGCGCGGCCCTGGCTTCGTTGCCTGTAATGCCGTTGACCCGGAAGGCAATGTCTCCCAGCTGCGCGAACGCGCTGCCTAG